A genomic window from Camelina sativa cultivar DH55 chromosome 2, Cs, whole genome shotgun sequence includes:
- the LOC104730737 gene encoding WD repeat-containing protein 25 has protein sequence MDLICNSYANDSDDEPEPVANELLTYGTAAAPSIPSKRSYPFPEERQYKPSRRPYPPPHGSYSDPQPSSSVTLPVPGRYVSKRERSLIASNSTNPSHDQSSDLSQKLTSSSPTVLGSISDSDVPRDVLSSVTHRGSSSRTEMPSTMSISLTGHTKAVTAIDWSTTHVHLLASAGLDGAVYVWNVWSNDKKKVRAFLHHNAPVKDVKWSKQGLSLLSCGYDCTSRLFDVERGVETQAFKEDQVIGVAKFHPDNCNLFLSGGSKGSLRLWDVRANKVVHEYIRDLGAILDVEFIAGGKRFISSSDVSGRNISENAVIVWDVSREVPLSNQVYVEAYTCPCIKRHPQEPVFIAQSHGNYTAIFSTNPPFKLNKYKRFEGHWVAGFPIKCNFSPDGETLVSGSSDGSIYMYNYKSTELIKKLKAYEHPCVDVTYHPVLPNVVAACSWNGQVSVFE, from the exons ATGGATCTTATATGCAATTCGTATGCCAATGACTCCGACGACGAACCTGAACCAGTGGCCAACGAGCTTTTAACATATGGAACCGCCGCCGCACCGTCTATTCCTTCGAAGCGTTCATATCCGTTCCCAGAGGAGCGACAGTATAAACCATCTCGTAGACCGTATCCTCCACCACACGGTTCCTATTCGGATCCTCAACCGAGCTCTTCGGTTACGTTGCCGGTTCCAGGTCGGTACGTATCCAAGAGAGAGAGGTCACTTATAGCCTCTAATTCAACGAATCCGAGTCATGATCAGAGTTCCGATTTGAGTCAGAAACTAACCTCTAGCTCTCCTACTG TTCTCGGGAGTATCTCTGATTCTGATGTGCCTCGCGATGTTCTATCTTCGGTTACACATCGAGGATCCTCGTCCCGGACTGAAATGCCTAGTACGATGTCGATTTCGTTAACCGGTCATACAAAGGCTGTTACTGCTATCGATTGGTCTACAACTCATG TTCATCTTCTTGCTTCTGCGGGGCTGGATGGTGCTGTTTACGTGTGGAATGTGTGGAGCAATGATAAGAAGAAAGTACGGGCGTTTCTTCATCACAATGCACCGGTTAAAGATGTGAAGTGGTCAAAGCAAGGACTATCTTTGCTTTCTTGTGGGTATGATTGCACGTCGAGACTATTTGATGTTGAAAGAGGGGTGGAAACACAAGCTTTCAAGGAGGATCAGGTCATTGGAGTTGCTAAGTTCCATCCAGATAATTGCAACTTGTTTCTTTCCGGTGGGTCGAAGGGAAGTCTTAGGTTGTGGGACGTTAGGGCCAACAAAGTCGTGCATGAATACATTAGAGATCTTGGGGCAATTCTTGATGTTGAGTTTATCGCGGGTGGGAAGCGGTTTATCTCTTCAAGTGATGTGTCTGGGAGAAATATAAGTGAGAATGCTGTTATAGTTTGGGATGTTTCGAGGGAGGTTCCTCTATCTAATCAG GTCTATGTAGAAGCATACACATGCCCCTGCATCAAACGTCACCCGCAAGAACCAGTCTTCATTGCTCAATCACACGGAAACTACACTGCAATCTTCTCAACAAACCCACCTTTCAAGCTCAACAAATACAAGAGATTCGAAGGTCATTGGGTCGCAGGTTTTCCAATCAAATGCAACTTCAGCCCGGATGGAGAAACCTTAGTCTCTGGCTCATCTGACGGTTCCATATACATGTACAATTACAAATCTACTGAGCTCATTAAGAAGCTCAAGGCTTACGAACATCCCTGCGTTGATGTCACATACCACCCCGTTTTGCCTAACGTGGTCGCAGCTTGTAGCTGGAATGGACAAGTCTCTGTTTTTGAGTGA
- the LOC104754967 gene encoding uncharacterized protein LOC104754967: MAQIYKSRYFSKSDPLNAPLGSRPSYAWRSIHEAQTMMRQGVRAIIGNGESINIWQHQWVGAKPAKAVLSTKNIPLEKKQLVSGLRVVQDLIGDCGREWKQDLISEILPEEDARKVLQLRPGGLLTKDIYAWDYSRSGHYSVKSGYWVLNEITNKRFDLQPIFQPCLSPIFQQIRKTDVPSKIHHFLWKCMANCLSVSAMNQSITFCSNAPSQD; encoded by the exons ATGGCACAAATTTACAAGAGTAGGTATTTCAGTAAGTCAGATCCTCTCAATGCTCCACTTGGTTCTCGGCCATCATATGCTTGGAGAAGCATTCATGAAGCTCAGACTATGATGAGGCAGGGAGTAAGAGCCATCATTGGAAATGGAGAATCCATCAATATCTGGCAACACCAATGGGTAGGAGCAAAACCAGCTAAAGCGGTGCTTTCAACTAAGAACATTCCTCTTGAAAAGAAGCAGCTTGTCTCGGGACTCCGAGTAGTTCAAGACCTAATTGGtgattgtggaagagaatggaAACAAGATCTCATCTCTGAGATTTTACCAGAGGAGGATGCTAGGAAGGTTCTACAACTGAGACCAGGGGGACTTTTAACAAAGGACATATATGCTTGGGATTACAGTAGATCAGGACATTACTCGGTCAAATCAGGCTACTGGGTCCTGAACGAGATCACCAATAAGCGGTTCGACCTGCAACCAATCTTCCAGCCGTGCTTATCCCCTATATTCCAACAAATCCGGAAAACTGATGTTCCCTCCAAAATCCACCACTTCCTATGGAAGTGCATGGCCAATTGTCTGTCGGTCTCAG CAATGAATCAGTCAATCACCTTCTGTTCAAATGCACCTTCGCAAGATTGA
- the LOC104730746 gene encoding uncharacterized protein LOC104730746: protein MNKLISCVIFLFITLFLSFSLSSPSYPTVHDVLRAKGLPAGLLPQEVDSYILHNDGRLEVFLAAPCYAKFETNVHFAAVVRANLSYGSLSGVEGLSQKELFLWLQVKDIVVENPNSGVIVFDIGVAYKQLSLSLFEEPPKCNPYGVLKRKMRRDRGFEAQM from the exons ATGAACAAACTCATCTCTTGtgtgatctttctcttcattactctcttcctctctttctccctctcaTCTCCGTCGTATCCGACGGTCCACGATGTTCTCCGAGCAAAAGGTCTCCCCGCGGGACTGTTACCTCAAGAGGTTGATTCTTATATACTTCACAACGACGGTCGTCTCGAGGTTTTCCTAGCGGCGCCGTGTTACGCCAAATTCGAGACGAACGTGCACTTCGCTGCCGTCGTGAGAGCGAATCTGAGCTATGGGAGTCTTAGCGGAGTAGAAGGGCTATCGCAAAAAGAGCTCTTCTTGTGGCTTCAGGTGAAAGATATCGTCGTCGAGAATCCAAACTCCGGTGTCATTGTGTTTGATATCGGCGTCGCTTATAAACAGCTttcgctctctctctttgaaGAGCCTCCCAAGTGTAACCCTTACG GTgttttgaagagaaagatgagaAGGGATAGAGGATTTGAAGCTCAAATGTGA
- the LOC109127025 gene encoding glutathione S-transferase T3-like yields MDSTNPFFQSSSYLNLLNSQEEGGLNDNFHWESYPPSGQSSQPSPRSSQPSSQSSQPSEAPTLSQETPLERKERKTWTPADDEVLISAWLNTSKDPIVANQQKGGSFWQRIQKYYADTPHARNGGEQMLTTHCKQRWHKINDQTNKFCAAFAAAERLNSSGHSENDILKHAHDIYFDAHKKRFNLEHAWFRLRFEQKWLTLNTINTPPSQPATKRKQAAEGSQSSSCNVEEYEKRPEGIKAAKAKRNNAQSTNVKTLAEYKSMWDVKKEELAEKEKLQKLAILDTLLAKKEPLNASEEVIMKKIVSQYF; encoded by the coding sequence ATGGATTCAACGAATCCCTTCtttcagtcttcttcttacttaaaCTTGCTTAACAGTCAAGAAGAAGGTGGTTTAAATGATAACTTTCATTGGGAAAGTTATCCACCTTCTGGACAGAGCTCCCAACCTTCTCCTCGCAGCTCCCAACCTTCATCTCAAAGCTCCCAACCTTCTGAGGCGCCAACTCTTTCGCAAGAAACACCATTGGAGCGCAAGGAGAGAAAGACATGGACACCTGCTGATGATGAAGTCTTGATCTCCGCATGGCTCAACACTTCCAAAGATCCCATCgttgcaaatcaacaaaagggaGGAAGCTTCTGGCAAAGGATTCAAAAATACTATGCTGACACTCCTCATGCTAGAAATGGTGGTGAACAGATGTTGACGACACATTGCAAGCAGCGTTGGCACAAGATAAATGACCAAACTAACAAGTTCTGTGCGGCATTCGCAGCTGCGGAGAGACTGAACAGCTCTGGTCATTCTGAAAATGATATCTTAAAGCATGCGCATGATATCTACTTCGATGCCCATAAGAAGAGATTTAACCTTGAACATGCTTGGTTTCGGTTAAGGTTTGAGCAGAAATGGCTCACACTAAACACCATTAACACGCCCCCATCCCAGCCTgcaacaaagaggaaacaagCTGCCGAAGGTTCACAATCATCAAGCTGCAATGTTGAGGAGTATGAGAAAAGGCCAGAAGGGATTAAGGCTGCGAAGGCGAAGAGGAACAATGCTCAGTCCACAAACGTGAAGACTCTTGCTGAGTATAAGAGCATGTGGGATGTCAAGAAAGAGGAATTGGCTGAAAAGGAGAAACTGCAGAAGCTGGCCATCCTAGATACTCTCTTAGCCAAAAAAGAACCTTTAAATGCTAGTGAAGAAGTTATTATGAAGAAGATAGTGTCCCAGTATTTCTGA
- the LOC104730757 gene encoding uncharacterized protein LOC104730757 isoform X2, whose protein sequence is MGHDYSYSQPDSSDLADKHSEDTAERELDALIRMDEAESRVYPPQPEVEHGFPKECYCGAQPILSNCYNRRFFTCPNVDDGEMHIHKWWDVAVVEELRDNDRRYEVMVEKVDYLTLFNEYESEINEKMVMLENVVNEIRNENRFRYITDLLVVCVMVIFACILFMSTY, encoded by the exons ATGGGACACGACTATAGCTACTCTCAGCCTGACTCATCCGATCTGGCTGATAAGCACTCAGAGGACACTGCGGAGAGAGAGCTAGATGCTTTGATTCGTATGGATGAAGCAGAGTCGAGGGTATACCCCCCTCAGCCTGAGGTGGAGCATGGATTCCCGAAGGAATGCTACTGTGGTGCGCAGCCTATTCTGTCGAACTGCTACAATAGAAG GTTCTTTACATGTCCAAATGTCGATGATGGAGAGATGCATATTCACAAGTGGTGGGATGTGGCTGTAGTGGAGGAGTTGAGGGACAATGATAGAAGATATGAAGTGATGGTTGAGAAGGTAGATTACTTAACTTTGTTCAATGAATATGAATCAGAGATCAATGAGAAGATGGTTATGTTAGAGAATGTAGTTAACGAGATACGTAATGAAAATAGGTTTAGATATATAACTGATTTGCTGGTTGTTTGTGTCATGGTTATTTTCGCATGTATTTTGTtcatgtctacttattaa
- the LOC104730757 gene encoding uncharacterized protein LOC104730757 isoform X1, whose translation MGSSSNHYHYQADDNHYHYQADDSDNFEGYLENIYDVSHIIPEPNQPHDRIYIERNREEGHNNLWNDYFSDTPTYPEYLFRRRFRMHKPLFMRIVQRLSTEIEYFRQTQDATGRAGLSPIQKCTAAIRQLAYGTSSDSIDEYVRIGASTARKCLHEFTAGIIQVFGDEYLRRPTQEDLHRLLYQNEQRGFPGMIGSIDCMHWGWKNCPTAWKGMYSRSTGKPTIVLEAVASYDLWIWHAFFGAPGTMNDLNILDRSNVFDDIITGKAPEVHYVVNGREYNLPYYLTDGIYPNWATFIQSIRLPQGMKNSLFSKKQEAVRKDVERAFGVLQARFAVIKNPSRLWNKYKMANVIRSCIILHNMIVEDERHTYSYRNIVSEFQHGEHVDQTYTVGAPGVGSNISTTITRQTRLRDKQAHDQLKHDLIEHIWTNFGHLPNNED comes from the coding sequence ATGGGATCATCTTCAAATCATTATCACTATCAAGCCGATGATAATCATTATCACTACCAAGCAGATGACAGTGATAATTTTGAGGGctatttagaaaacatttatGATGTTTCGCACATTATTCCAGAACCAAACCAGCCACACGATAGGATTTATATCGAGCGAAAccgggaagaaggccacaataatctttggaatgattattttagtgacacTCCAACATATCCAGAATATTTATTCCGGCGACGGTTTCGCATGCACAAGCCATTGTTCATGCGAATTGTGCAACGTCTCTCTACCGAAATCGAATATTTCCGCCAAACCCAAGATGCAACTGGACGGGCTGGTCTTtcacctatacaaaaatgtactgcagcaattcgtcaATTGGCATATGGTACTTCTTCTGACAGTATTGACGAGTATGTACGAATTGGTGCTTCGACAGCTCGGAAATGTTTGCACGAGTTTACCGCCGGCATCATCCAAGTGTTTGGAGATGAATATCTAAGACGTCCTACACAGGAGGATCTACATAGACTACTCTATCAGAATGAACAgcgtggatttcccgggatgattGGTAGCattgattgtatgcattgggggtggaagaattgtcccacggCTTGGAAAGGCATGTATTCACGATCAACCGGAAAACCTACAATTGTGTTGGAAGCGGTAGCTTCGTATGACCTATGGATATGGCATgccttttttggagctccaggtactatgaacgatcttaatattcttgatcgttctaatgtttttgatgacataataACCGGTAAAGCTCCCGAAGTCCACTACGTTGTCAACGGAAGGGAGTACAATTTGCCGTACTATCTCaccgatggtatttatccaaattgggccacttttattcaatctatccgacttccacaaggtatgaaaaattctctcttttctaaaaaacaagaagctgttcggaaagatgttgagcgtgcctttggagtcttgcaagctagattcgccgttATTAAAAATCCGTCTCGCTTATGGAATAAATACAAAATGGCAAATGTTATAAgatcatgcataatactccataatatgattgtcgaagatgaacgacatacatacagttacagaaacattgtttctgaatttcaacacggagaaCATGTCGATCAAACATATACTGTTGGTGCTCCCGGTGTCGGTTCAAATATCAGCACTACGATTACTCGTCAAACAAGACTTCGGGATAAACAAGCCCATGACcaactaaaacatgatttgattgagcatatttggactaacttCGGACATCTTCCaaataatgaagattaa
- the LOC104730767 gene encoding uncharacterized protein LOC104730767, whose amino-acid sequence MGGGRVMATAAKVAGIGVAKGGFRGAGGFGGFSQASEQFKVKTATAATASSKPVSASISTAVVHPSVEEDGMVMQRPVWDDWEFAEEEEPIPRVVFSKPPSLEEAKEATEDLKEAINMVYMSSPNSSSAAIEGSNDGGSVSKMLSGFQSSENRAVESAVPQVALKAFAFLSENTAAQTVVASIASDPKVWDAVMENKDLMKFLQTNSTAASSQVESDNDDQSERSSTTECEVMEEKPLEILEILQDVKLKVVRMMENVSSYFGGLFGLGSETEEGKDKKQTLFNDPRSLFGLAVVVIFMVVLKRA is encoded by the exons ATGGGAGGAGGAAGAGTGATGGCGACGGCAGCCAAGGTTGCTGGAATCGGAGTTGCTAAAGGAGGATTCAGGGGAGCAGGAGGATTCGGTGGCTTCTCTCAGGCGTCTGAACAATTTAAGGTTAAAACCGCAACGGCGGCGACGGCTTCGTCTAAACCGGTTTCGGCATCGATATCAACGGCGGTGGTTCATCCTTCTGTTGAAGAAGATGGGATGGTTATGCAGAGACCGGTTTGGGACGATTGGGAATTCGCTGAGGAAGAGGAGCCGATTCCTAGGGTTGTTTTCAGCAAACCTCCTAGTCTTGAAGAGGCTAAAGAAGCTACTGAAGATCTCAAAGAAGCTATTAATAT GGTGTATATGTCATCTCCAAATTCGTCTTCTGCGGCTATAGAAGGATCAAATGATGGTGGTTCTGTTTCTAAAATGCTCTCTGGTTTTCAATCTTCTGAGAACAGAGCTGTTGAGTCAGCTGTTCCACAGGTTGCTCTTAAAGCGTTTGCCTTCCTGAGTGAAAACACTGCTGCGCAG ACTGTTGTTGCTTCCATTGCGTCTGACCCAAAAGTATGGGATGCTGTTATGGAGAATAAGGATCTCATGAAATTTCTCCAGACCAACAGTACCG CTGCTTCCTCTCAAGTTGAATCTGATAATGACGACCAATCTGAACGTTCGAGCACGACTGAGTGTGAAGTCATGGAAGAAAAGCCACTAGAGATCTTGGAGATTCTTCAGGACGTGAAGCTAAAAGTGGTTAGAATGATGGAAAACGTGTCATCCTACTTTGGGGGATTGTTTGGGTTAGGAtctgaaacagaggaaggaaAAGACAAGAAGCAGACGTTGTTCAACGACCCTCGTTCTCTGTTTGGTTTAGCTGTGGTTGTTATCTTCATGGTAGTTTTAAAACGTGCTTAA
- the LOC109127026 gene encoding uncharacterized protein LOC109127026, giving the protein MSLLLSRLSRIRPGKPASVRSSLLLILSNGFSTSLLQTPPCSIIRAIPCGGGLGKLIGCYANDARNTSLEKKVPLELLMKRELIMKRVIKEIVTIGASHGWIATFDMEDEVLRLQDDLNPAASDTHPKRIPLPYLVTLPHCQTEIITNVSMSKPSPEDEDCIVAVKFFGPQLSFCKPSQSKPKWHNISFDNRCFYSSRIIFSKKDDMFRMLGSGGHLIASWDLSEHKRKPMLQKVRYQNLPELTETKREHLYSCFTSDHLVESESTGETFLVKWYQETAQIDDGVAKMRTKDVLVFKLDEEGNAVYTNDIGDLCMFLSKSEPFCVPSASFPGMGRNNVLIWDVDGDTFLHLDDSYPIITHIGELSAPFHIPPQNVK; this is encoded by the coding sequence ATGTCTCTGCTTCTTAGCCGTCTCTCTAGGATCCGCCCAGGGAAACCTGCGTCCGTgagatcatctcttcttcttattctctctaaTGGCTTCTCAACTTCTTTGCTGCAAACTCCTCCTTGTTCCATCATCCGCGCTATTCCTTGTGGAGGGGGTCTCGGTAAACTCATCGGTTGCTATGCTAATGACGCTCGTAACACTAGTTTGGAAAAGAAGGTTCCCCTGGAGTTGTTAATGAAGAGAGAGTTGATAATGAAGAGAGTTATCAAAGAGATTGTAACGATTGGAGCATCTCATGGGTGGATAGCTACTTTCGATATGGAAGACGAAGTTCTGCGACTCCAAGACGATCTAAACCCTGCTGCATCGGATACACATCCGAAACGTATTCCCCTGCCTTATCTTGTTACTCTGCCTCATTGCCAAACCGAGATCATCACCAACGTGTCAATGTCCAAACCTTCTCCAGAGGATGAAGACTGTATTGTTGCTGTCAAGTTCTTTGGACCTCAACTCAGCTTTTGCAAACCCTCTCAAAGTAAACCTAAGTGGCACAACATCAGCTTCGATAACCGTTGTTTTTACTCCTCCCGTATCATCTTTTCCAAGAAAGACGACATGTTTCGCATGCTCGGATCTGGAGGCCATCTAATCGCATCATGGGATCTCAGTGAACACAAGCGCAAACCCATGCTTCAGAAGGTGCGTTATCAAAACCTTCCCGAGCTGACAGAGACCAAACGGGAGCATCTGTATTCGTGCTTCACAAGCGACCACTTGGTGGAGTCAGAATCCACCGGTGAAACTTTCTTGGTGAAGTGGTACCAGGAGACTGCTCAGATCGACGACGGTGTTGCCAAAATGAGAACAAAAGATGTATTAGTGTTCAAGCTTGACGAAGAAGGGAACGCGGTTTACACTAATGACATTGGAGATCTCTGCATGTTCCTCTCAAAGTCTGAACCTTTCTGTGTCCCTTCTGCTTCTTTTCCTGGCATGGGAAGAAACAACGTCCTAATCTGGGATGTGGACGGAGACACATTTTTGCATCTGGATGATTCCTACCCCATCATTACTCATATTGGCGAACTCTCGGCCCCTTTCCACATTCCACctcaaaatgtaaaatag